CCTGATCGTTTTTGTCCTGTTCTTCTTTGTGAATTCGCCGGACGATATGGCCCGCGCCCACCTCGGCCAGAAGCGGGTCACGCCCGAGCAGATCGACGGCTGGAAGCGCGAGCGCTCGCTCGACCTGCCCTATTTTTACAACGCCGGCTGGCAGCGGCTGGGNNNNNNNNNNNNNNNNNNNACGGCCGGCAGCGGCACCTACGCGCTGGTCGTTGAGACGCCCCCGCTGGCCGGCGATCAGGTCCGCAGCCTGCGCCTCGACTGCTCCCAGCCGCAGCGCCTGGTCCTGCCCGACGGCTTTGCTGCGGACGGCAGCCTGGACCTGCCGCCGACCCCCGCCCCCCAGCGTTTTGTGTTTCGCATCGCGCCCCCGACCGGGACGCCGGACGCGCCGCCGCCGGTTCTGCGGCTCAGCCTGCGCGTCTCCGACCCCTCCCCCGGCCACCGGCTGATCGTCGAGTACCAGGCGCCCATCTCGGCTGCGGACCGCCTGACCCGGACCATCTTTTTCCAGCGCTCGGTTCACATGCTGTTCTTCCGCTACGGCCGNNNNNNNNNNNNNNNNNNNNNNNNNNNNNNNNNNNNNNNNNNNNNNNNNNNNNNNNNNNNNNNNNNNNCTGCTGCTGAACATCTTTTTTGCCATGGGCGTGGCCCTGTACCGGGGGACGTATGTGGACCACTGGGGTGTGCTGCTGTGCGTGCTGCTGATGTCGATTTCGGCCCTGTTCTACATCATTGCCGGTCAGGTCGTGTTTGCCAAAGCGCTCCGCCTGGTGCCCATCTCGGGCTTTGACTCGGGCATCTATTCCTTCAAGTTCATTGTCCTGCCGGTTCTGATTGCGGTGGTCATGGGCCTGGGCGGCAGCGTGCGTTTTTATCGGACCATCTTTCTGGAGGAGATCGGCAAGGACTATGTGCGCACGGCGCGGGCCAAGGGTCTGCCCGAACGGACCGTGCTGTTTGTCCACACCCTCAAAAACGCGATGATTCCGATCCTGACCAATGTCGTCGTCAGCCTGCCCTTTCTGTTTGCCGGCAGCCTGTTGCTGGAGTCGTTTTTCGCCATACCGGGCATGGGCTCGTTCATGCTTGAGGCCATTCAGCGCCAGGACTTCGCCATTGTCCAGGCCATGGTCTCGCTGGGCTCGTTTCTGTACATCGTCGGCCTGCTGCTGACCGACATCAGCTATACCCTGGTCGACCCGCGCGTCCGTCTGGAGTAAGCCCCATGACCGACACTCTCCAGCCACTGTGGCTGGCCCTGGGCTTTCGGCCGGTCGTGTTGTGGAGCGATCTGCTGATCTACCTGCTGTTCCTCAGCGGCGGTGTGTGGCTGCGTCTGGCCCTGCGCCGCGAGTACTGGCGACGCGCCGTGCGCCAGGTCGTTGCCAACCGGCTGGCCATGCTGAGCTTTGGCG
This sequence is a window from Desulfurellaceae bacterium. Protein-coding genes within it:
- a CDS encoding ABC transporter permease, which translates into the protein LLLNIFFAMGVALYRGTYVDHWGVLLCVLLMSISALFYIIAGQVVFAKALRLVPISGFDSGIYSFKFIVLPVLIAVVMGLGGSVRFYRTIFLEEIGKDYVRTARAKGLPERTVLFVHTLKNAMIPILTNVVVSLPFLFAGSLLLESFFAIPGMGSFMLEAIQRQDFAIVQAMVSLGSFLYIVGLLLTDISYTLVDPRVRLE